The window TTTTTTATCTTGGCGCCCCCCCCCCCCCCCCCGGAACGCCCTGAAGCCTGCTGTCATCAAACGGGGGTCACAACTGCAACGGCTTCGGGGTCGCTGCATGCGAATCTTCGGGGCCGGCAGCGCCAGCAAAGGAGCTCTTCATGTATGCATTCCTGTTTTTCATTGCATTCTCGTTCCTGCCCGCGCCGGCGTGGGCACAGCAGGTCACCCTTGGAGCCTCGGTTCAACTGACCGGACCGGTCGCCAACACCGGCCGGTATTACAAGGACGCTTACGAGTTCGCCGCGGAGAAAATCAACGCCGCGGGCGGCATCGCGATCGGCTCGACGCGCCACAGGATCGCGCTGAAGATTCTCGACAACCAGTCGGACGTCAATCTGAGCGTGCGTCAGTACGTGCAGCTGCTGTCGCAGGACAAGGTGAATTTCCTGTTGGGACCCTTCGCCAGCAATTTCGTGCTGGCGGATTCGTCCATTGCCGAGAAGACGCGGGTGCCGATGGTGCAGGGGGGAGGCGCATCCGACCAGATCTACAGCCGCGGCTATACCCATGTTTTCGGGACGCTGCCGGCTGCGAGTAATTACTTCGGCAGCACGATCGACGCAATGACCCGGCTCGATCCCAGGCCTCGGACGGTGGCATTGCTCTATGCCGACGACGCGTTCGACGTGTCGGTGGCGAAAGGCACGCGCGAGTTGCTCAAGAGGGCGGGTCTGAAGACCGTGATCGACGAGCGCTACAGCACCAATGCGTCGGACTTCTCCGTGCTGCTGTCGCGCATCAAGAGCGGGAAGGTGGACGCCGTTCTCGTCGCGGGCCATGAAACCGAGGTGCTGAACTTCATCCGCCAGGCGAAAAGCCTGGGCGTGAGCCCGATGCTGCAGTCCTTCACCGTGGGCGTTCCCAGCGCGGACTTCCGCCAGGCGCTGGGCAGGGATGCGAACGGCGCGAGCGGGATGACCGCGTGGCTGCCGTCGCCGGCGCTGAAGGACCAATGGTTCGGCGATGCCGAAAAGTTCGCCCGCGAATGGAAGGCCAGATACGGCTACGAGCCCGACTACCATGCCGCAGCCGGGGTCGCCGCGGTCGAAGCCTTCGTGAACGCCATCCAGTCCGCGGGCAGCGTCGACCCGCAGAAGGTGCGCGATGCCCTGGCGAAGGTCAGCTTCGACAGTCTGTATGGTCACGTGTCCTTCAATGACCAGGGCCAGATCAGCCTGCCGCAGATCATGATTCAGATCCAGGACGGAAAGGTCGTTCCGATCTATGCGGGCAAGGAGTTCCTGAACAAGCTCCAGTACCCGCTGGCGCCGTGGGACAAGCGCTGAGATGGCGTTGTTCGTCCAGGTCCTGGTGAGCGGCATCCTCCTGGGCGGCCTCTACGCCCTCATGGCGCTCGGACTTGCGCTCGTCTGGGGCGTGCTCAACATCGTCAATCTGTCGCATGGGGCGCTCATCATGCTGGGCGCCTATGTGACTTACTTTCTGGTCACCGGTGCGCATTTCGACCCGTTCGCCGCATTGCCGATCGCCGCGGCAGTATTGTTCGCGATCGGCTATGCCATCCAGCGCGGCATTCTGAATCTGGTGATCCGCGGGCCGATGTTCAACACGCTGCTGATCACCTTCGGCATCGAGGTCGTTCTGATGTATCTCGCGCAGCTCTGGTTCTCGGCGGATTACCGCACCATCAACCCGGGCTACGCCGGCGCGAGCTATGCCGTCGGCGGCATCACGATTCCGTTCGTTCAGCTCATCGCGTTTGCGATCGCGATCGGCCTCACCGCGGCGATGTGGCTCTTCCTGCTTCACAGCCGCACCGGGCGAGGCATACGCGCTGCGGCGCAAAACCTCGTGGCGGCACGGCTCTATGGCGTCAGCCCCAAGCGCATTTACGCGCTGACGTTCGGTCTGGGCGCGGCGCTGGCCGGCGTGGCAGGCGGGCTCTACGGAACCGTGTCGCAAATCAATCCCTATATCGGCGGCGCGCTCACCGCCAAGTCCTTCGTGATAGCGATCATCGGCGGCCTCGACAATCCGCTGTGGGTCATCGTCGGCGGTCTCTTTCTGGGCGTCATCGAATCGCTCACTGCGCTTTTCATCGGACCCACTTACCGGGACGTCGCGAGCTTCG is drawn from Burkholderiales bacterium and contains these coding sequences:
- a CDS encoding amino acid ABC transporter substrate-binding protein — translated: MYAFLFFIAFSFLPAPAWAQQVTLGASVQLTGPVANTGRYYKDAYEFAAEKINAAGGIAIGSTRHRIALKILDNQSDVNLSVRQYVQLLSQDKVNFLLGPFASNFVLADSSIAEKTRVPMVQGGGASDQIYSRGYTHVFGTLPAASNYFGSTIDAMTRLDPRPRTVALLYADDAFDVSVAKGTRELLKRAGLKTVIDERYSTNASDFSVLLSRIKSGKVDAVLVAGHETEVLNFIRQAKSLGVSPMLQSFTVGVPSADFRQALGRDANGASGMTAWLPSPALKDQWFGDAEKFAREWKARYGYEPDYHAAAGVAAVEAFVNAIQSAGSVDPQKVRDALAKVSFDSLYGHVSFNDQGQISLPQIMIQIQDGKVVPIYAGKEFLNKLQYPLAPWDKR
- a CDS encoding branched-chain amino acid ABC transporter permease, coding for MALFVQVLVSGILLGGLYALMALGLALVWGVLNIVNLSHGALIMLGAYVTYFLVTGAHFDPFAALPIAAAVLFAIGYAIQRGILNLVIRGPMFNTLLITFGIEVVLMYLAQLWFSADYRTINPGYAGASYAVGGITIPFVQLIAFAIAIGLTAAMWLFLLHSRTGRGIRAAAQNLVAARLYGVSPKRIYALTFGLGAALAGVAGGLYGTVSQINPYIGGALTAKSFVIAIIGGLDNPLWVIVGGLFLGVIESLTALFIGPTYRDVASFGILVLILIVRPSGLLGRTA